GCACTGATGAAGCAAACCATTGATTTGATACTCTTTTTTATCACATACTATTCTTTGTAGTTCTTCACATGTTTTTATCTATTTTGTTGTATCGTTAAGCATTGAGCTAAAATTCTTCATTTTTCATGCAATTGAGCCATATTTTGTCTGAGTATCTTTTGTGGTAGCTAAAAGCCTTGTAAACGTCAAGTTTTTAACTTTGGGCAAAAATCTTTTTTTTTGGCCCAGGGCTTGCtccaatcctggctccgccactgtgtAGATGTGTGATGAgttccatgcaaaaaaaaaaaggaTGCGTGATGGCACAACTGTGGTTCTATTTTGGCGGCGACGTGATTATCTGTATCCCGCAGTTAAAAGACGATCGAAGCTCTACTTTGGTAGAGATCTTTTTTTGGAAATCAAATTAAATCAAAAGCTGGCGGTAGCTTTTGCCCAAATTAAAAGTACGGATCGGATGGATCGGCCTGATTTGCACCAAAGTACAGCCCAGAATGAATGAATGGTCGATCTATCGCCACCAAATCAATTACTAGCTCATTCATTCCCTTCTAATTTTGACCCCTCATCTCTACGTCTACGCTTTGTCTTACTATATTATTTTTATCAACCATCTACAGCTAGCCAGCCAAAAAACGCCTAGCAGTaatatatacttcctccgttccaaaatataaggctTTGcaaagatttcactatgaactacatacgaagtaaaatgTGTGAATGTACACTCTTTTTTTGAGCattgtgaatgtacactctaaagtacatctatatacattcgtatgtagaaCGGATGGAGTATATCTCAGCACATTAAAGTACGTACGTTGATTCTGCATGCAGATGCAGTGCATGAACTTAGTACGTAACGCATGCacggtttccttcttcctggaatTGCCCTCCAGTAACCACGGCTTTGTACGTGATTCCCGATCTTTACCAAGTCCAGAGCGCGTAATTTGCTTTGCTTTGTTAAGTTTCCTTATACCCCAAGATTCGTGCGTGCAGAGATCAAAGGCTCAACGATGCGTGCTGATTTGGCGCCACGACATATACTAACTTAAACGATACAGTATATGGCCAAGGCTTGGGTTCTGCAAATTAGTCAACCGATCGATGGAATCGTCGGGAACGGAAGCCAGCAATTTCGGTGCAGAAAGGTAATATAACGCGGGGAATTCGTGGTTTCTACTGCAAATTTAGGGAGAGATTGAAACGGAAGCCATAAATAAAAGGAAAATTCCCTCCTGAACAGGGCCGGTCAATCTCATCGTCAGTTGCATTCTCACTCAGGATGCCAACCAAAGCCCGGTCACGCACCATAAATACCCGGCGGCCTGCCATCTACGGACCTCGTTTCTTTGCCACCCTGCCCGCCCGTCCCCTCTCGCCGATCGATGACCTCACCTCCCACATCTGACTAACTCCGGCCAGGGACGCATCGCCTTGGCTGTATATATAGGAAGCTAGCGGACGACCCGCGCGCCCCATCAATCGCCATGGCCTCCGTGGACCTGCAACGCCTGCGCCACATGTTACTCACCACCGGCGCCGGCGGCGGTCACCACCAGCTCGCCTCCGCCGCTACTATCCCAGCGAGTGGGCCTTGTTATGGTGCTGCGCTGCCGAGCCAGCGGGACCACCACATGTGCGCGGACCTCTTCAGTCTGCcgccggcgacgatgacgacgacgtcgGCCACGGAGCAGTATTCCGAGTTCTTGGCGATGGCTGCTGCCAATCTGGCGAAGAAGGGCGTCAGGCCCGACGGTGGTCAGGAAATGAGCACAAACAAGCGGAAGCGCGACGGGCGGTCGTCGATGCTTGCCGCGGCCGACGTTCTTGCGGCCCACGTCCAGCAGCAGACCATCGACGTCGACCGCATCCTGCTCAAACATGTAAGTCACATGCCATGATCAAATCGCCGCCACCGATCGATACTTTGCGTTTCAGGCTTTAATTTCTGTGTAGTTTTTATTAACCGTGGTCGATGATGCAGGCGCAAAATTTGTGGACTACTCTGGCGGAGCAGAGGCAGAGCCACACGAGGCTGATCGTCTCGACCGTGGAGGCCAGGGCGGCGAAGCGGCTCAAGGCCAGGGACGACGAGATTGAGCGGATCAGGATCATGAACTGGGCGCTCGAGGAGCGCCTTCGGAACCTCTTCATGGAGGCCCAGATGTGGCGCGACATCGCGCAGTCCAACGAGGCCACGGCCAACGTGCTCCGCGGCGACCTGCAGCGGGCGCTCGACTCCCAGGCGGTCCGTGGCGGTGGAAGCGGCGACGGTCAGGAGGACGACGCCGAGTCGTGCTGCTGGGGAGAGAACCAGGTGCCTTTGTgcgcggaggaggaggtgggcacGCCGGCAGTGGAGGAGCGTCCCGCGACAGCAGTAGGAAGGTGCAAGGGATGCCGCGAGGACGCGGCCGTGGTGCTGCTGCTGCCGTGCCGGCACCTCTGCGTGTGCGCGCCGTGCGCGGCCGCGGCACAGGCGTGCCCGGCGTGCGGAAGCGCCAAGAATGGCAGCGTTCAACTTTTCGTGATGCGGGAGGAATAGTTTTAGAGTCTGACATTTGGTTTCCTTCTAAAACTTACTAGAGTCGACTTTTGTTTGTATTCTTTTGTTCACTTTTTCTTGTTGTTGTTGACGGAAAGCACCATGCCGTGCCACGTTGGGCCACTGACATGTAAGCCAGCTTTGCaacaggcccacatgtcagtagaaGAACAGCAGGGTGCCGAACGGTAGAGTATCCTCCTCCTTGTTAACGGCGGTAATAGATAGGAGGATGGTTGGATGACATAGATATGAAAGGACTTGTATCCTTTTTTTTTAGTTTAGCTTTTTCCTTgaagccgttggatcaattgttcaaCAGGAAGAAAAACAGTTCGTAGTATTACAGATCAATGCTTGAAATTAAATACATAGATTAGAAGTTGAACAACATATATGGGGCGTGTCTAAGGGTTTTTGCACCAGGGATGATGAAGCAGGTCAAAGATAGAAATCCGATTTAGATCCAACCGTCATAGAGAGTGACTTGAATTTAAAGAATTTTTCCTGGGTTGGCAAAAGGTTGGTTGCCAAAATTCAAACTGTCCAAAGATTGATTTGAATTTATAGAAAGTTTTCTCGGCTGGCAAGAGATTGGTGCCTAAATTCGTACAACCAAATATATAGAAGATCATTATTTATAAGAATNNNNNNNNNNNNNNNNNNNNNNNNNNNNNNNNNNNNNNNNNNNNNNNNNNNNNNNNNNNNNNNNNNNNNNNNNNNNNNNNNNNNNNNNNNNNNNNNNNNNNNNNNNNNNNNNNNNNNNNNNNNNNNNNNNNNNNNNNNNNNNNNNNNNNNNNNNNNNNNNNNNNNNNNNNNNNNNNNNNNNNNNNNNNNNNNNNNNNNNNNNNNNNNNNNNNNNNNNNNNNNNNNNNNNNNNNNNNNNNNNNNNNNNNNNNNNNNNNNNNNNNNNNNNNNNNNNNNNNNNNNNNNNNNNNNNNNNNNNNNNNNNNNNNNNNNNNNNNNNNNNNNNNNNNNNNNNNNNNNNNNNNNNNNNNNNNNNNNNNNNNNNNNNNNNNNNNNNNNNNTTCAGGAATAAACCTATGTAATCAACGAATGGTGTGAAATTATCTGCAGTATTCTCTAATTGGTACCTTTAGAGCTTCTATTTATTTGGACATGCGCTGACAGTAATCTGGCATTTAAACCATAGAAAAGTATAAAGAGACAAACTTGAATCTTGAGGAAACACAATAGGACTTTTGGGGAGTTATGAGTTCAATTATATTATTGAATGCAAATACGCCCACCTGTGATAAAGATCAGCAATCAACAATGGAAAAAATACCATATGATTCCATAAGAATCCATCTCCTACTACTCTTCATTAGTTGCTATATCTCCCAATATCCAAATGTTTTTTGTGTCGGCATGTTACAGTTAATATATTATTTCAGATCTTGTAGTTGGAATGTGTGTCTTGAGGTAATAGGATCAAAGCTCTTTCTAGTATGCTTGTGGTAAATGTATTGGTGCCGCTAAAAACTCATTGTATGACAGCAGGTTGCCAATGGTATTGAGGTTGGTGTCCTGCACCTAAGACCATTTCACCAAGAATTAGATGCCCAGACTTTGTGTCTTCTTCTTCTAGCCAACGTGTCACTAATATGTGTGTGGCAATTGTGGTCTCATGATAGTACAATATCATGCCTCTCGATCTTCCACATATGCTTCCAGATGCTCGTGACAATATTCTCTTACTTGAATTGTCTATTTAGCCTGGCAAACTAAAGCTAAGTAACAATTGGTGTATGTTCATAAAAAGCTGCTATTAAAATATTCCATCTTTGAACATTGCCATAGTTTTTTTGTCCATGTTGTTCTGCATCAACATATAATTTAACAGGCTGGAATCGGATTACTAATTTATCCGAATTTTCATTGCATGTTCTATTTTAGATTCATAAATTAATTGAATATAATGAAAATTGATTTACACATTAGTTTGTTTTTATTAATTTGAACTTATTAGTCTGAGTTGTATTCTTTGTCAACCTAATAAGATATATTTTTAATATTATTATTTTAAACAATCTGACTCAAATCTGGTTAATTGTGCAAATATAGATTTTATTATAGAACAAAAAATTGTTTTGTTCTCTATTTATTTGCATGACTCCAAGTGTCATTCTATTATTCGTTCGTTGTCCTAGCTGAGCTCATATATGTCCACCCAATATATGCATGTGAACGTATGGGGTGTTGCTTGTGCATGCTTACATGCTATATTCACCAAGAGGTTTAATGTCGTAGTACCATTCTTTTAGGTTGACAGATTTATGTGTGCGTTTGTTTTTCTTGAAAGAGTTGTTCA
This portion of the Triticum dicoccoides isolate Atlit2015 ecotype Zavitan chromosome 7A, WEW_v2.0, whole genome shotgun sequence genome encodes:
- the LOC119327388 gene encoding BOI-related E3 ubiquitin-protein ligase 1-like, with the protein product MASVDLQRLRHMLLTTGAGGGHHQLASAATIPASGPCYGAALPSQRDHHMCADLFSLPPATMTTTSATEQYSEFLAMAAANLAKKGVRPDGGQEMSTNKRKRDGRSSMLAAADVLAAHVQQQTIDVDRILLKHAQNLWTTLAEQRQSHTRLIVSTVEARAAKRLKARDDEIERIRIMNWALEERLRNLFMEAQMWRDIAQSNEATANVLRGDLQRALDSQAVRGGGSGDGQEDDAESCCWGENQVPLCAEEEVGTPAVEERPATAVGRCKGCREDAAVVLLLPCRHLCVCAPCAAAAQACPACGSAKNGSVQLFVMREE